One stretch of Streptomyces sp. NBC_01142 DNA includes these proteins:
- a CDS encoding EF-hand domain-containing protein, which produces MDSAEYERKIASRFAAFDQDGNGYIDREDFSGAAAALLAEFSTTARSDKGQALYSGAEAFWQGMAGIADVDGDQRVTKPEFITGAVKRLRDNPHRFGEIARPFLHAVIAIADEDGGGVTPSAAERVLKVLGVEPGLAAQVAAGLDTDGDGRISEEEILSAFAAYYVTPEQP; this is translated from the coding sequence ATGGACAGCGCAGAGTACGAGCGCAAGATCGCTTCCCGCTTCGCCGCCTTCGACCAGGACGGCAATGGCTATATCGACCGCGAGGACTTCAGCGGGGCCGCCGCCGCCCTGCTCGCCGAGTTCTCCACGACCGCCCGCAGCGACAAGGGCCAGGCCCTCTACAGCGGTGCGGAGGCGTTCTGGCAGGGCATGGCCGGAATCGCCGACGTGGACGGGGACCAGCGGGTCACCAAGCCGGAGTTCATCACGGGTGCGGTGAAGAGACTGCGTGACAATCCCCACCGGTTCGGCGAGATCGCCCGCCCCTTCCTCCATGCCGTGATCGCCATCGCCGACGAGGACGGCGGCGGTGTGACCCCGTCCGCCGCCGAGCGGGTCCTGAAGGTCCTGGGCGTGGAGCCCGGCCTCGCGGCCCAGGTGGCGGCCGGCCTGGACACGGACGGCGACGGCCGGATCAGCGAGGAGGAGATCCTCTCCGCCTTCGCCGCGTACTACGTCACGCCCGAGCAGCCCTGA
- a CDS encoding SDR family oxidoreductase has protein sequence MGNFLAGKVVAVTGAGRGIGRAVALACAAEGARVVVNDYGVSMAGSEPTSEVAASVVKEIEAAGGEAVAVADDISTMAGGQRIVDVALAQYGRIDGVVCVAGILRERMLFNMTEEEWDPVVATHLKGTFTVFRAASAVMRKQGGGTLIGFTSGNHQGSVAQANYSAAKGGIISLVRSAALGLNKYGVTANAVAPVARTRMSANVPMELKEIGEPEDVAALVVYLLSDRAREERITGQVYTIAGPKIAVWAQPRELRAGYAEGAWTPEKIADFLPGTVGCDPMPMLAQLEAMARAAASGSRPNE, from the coding sequence GTGGGGAACTTCTTGGCAGGCAAGGTCGTCGCCGTGACGGGGGCGGGGCGCGGCATCGGCAGGGCGGTGGCGCTGGCATGCGCGGCCGAGGGGGCGCGGGTCGTCGTCAACGACTACGGGGTCTCGATGGCGGGCTCCGAACCCACCAGTGAGGTCGCGGCGTCGGTCGTCAAGGAGATCGAGGCGGCGGGCGGGGAGGCGGTGGCGGTCGCGGACGACATCTCGACGATGGCCGGGGGCCAGCGGATCGTGGATGTGGCGCTGGCGCAGTACGGGCGGATCGACGGTGTGGTGTGTGTGGCCGGGATCCTGCGCGAGCGGATGCTCTTCAACATGACGGAGGAGGAGTGGGACCCGGTCGTCGCCACGCACCTGAAGGGCACGTTCACGGTGTTCCGTGCGGCGTCGGCGGTCATGCGCAAGCAGGGCGGCGGAACCCTGATCGGGTTCACCAGCGGCAACCACCAGGGGAGCGTGGCCCAGGCGAACTACTCGGCCGCGAAGGGCGGGATCATCTCGCTGGTACGGAGCGCGGCGCTGGGTCTGAACAAGTACGGCGTGACGGCGAACGCGGTGGCGCCGGTGGCGCGTACGCGGATGTCGGCGAACGTCCCTATGGAGCTGAAGGAGATCGGCGAGCCGGAGGATGTGGCGGCGCTGGTGGTGTATCTGCTCTCCGACCGGGCGCGGGAGGAACGGATCACGGGCCAGGTCTACACGATCGCGGGCCCGAAGATCGCGGTCTGGGCGCAGCCGAGGGAACTGAGGGCCGGGTACGCGGAGGGGGCCTGGACCCCGGAGAAGATCGCGGACTTCCTGCCGGGGACGGTGGGGTGCGACCCGATGCCGATGCTGGCGCAGCTGGAGGCGATGGCGAGGGCGGCGGCGTCGGGAAGCCGTCCGAACGAGTAG
- a CDS encoding acyl-CoA dehydrogenase family protein produces the protein MDLTCTEEEETFRAKLREWLWQVLPKLPPKPDPGDWPGRREYDLGWQRMLYDAGYAGLHWPVDAGGQGATPTQHLIYLEETERAGAPYVGANFVGLLHAGPTIAAEGTAEQRARWLPPVLRGDEVWCQGFSEPDAGSDLASLRTKAVRDGDSYVITGSKIWTSHAEVADWCELLVRTEPIGPSAPKHRGISWLAMPMDAPGITVRPLRTLAGSAEFAEMFLDEVRVPVANRVGEENDGWRVTMVTLSFERGTAFVGEVVACRRTLGELARTAQRNGRWDDPVLRRRLGRLNAEFSALWRLTQWNVSEAQNAGGVPGAGGSVFKLRYSHARQELYDAAAEVLGGDCVDLAHEWNQDRLSSLSYTIAAGTSQIQQNIAAERILGLPKGR, from the coding sequence ATGGACCTCACCTGCACGGAGGAAGAGGAAACCTTCAGAGCGAAGCTGAGGGAGTGGCTCTGGCAGGTGCTGCCGAAGCTGCCGCCGAAACCCGACCCGGGCGACTGGCCGGGGCGGCGGGAGTACGACCTCGGCTGGCAGCGGATGCTGTACGACGCCGGGTACGCCGGCCTGCACTGGCCCGTGGACGCGGGCGGGCAGGGCGCGACGCCCACCCAGCACCTGATCTATCTGGAGGAGACCGAACGGGCCGGCGCCCCCTACGTCGGCGCGAACTTCGTGGGCCTGCTGCACGCCGGACCGACGATCGCCGCGGAGGGAACGGCCGAACAGCGCGCCCGCTGGCTGCCGCCCGTGCTGCGCGGCGACGAGGTCTGGTGCCAGGGCTTCAGCGAACCGGACGCGGGCTCGGACCTGGCGTCCCTGCGTACGAAGGCCGTCCGGGACGGGGACTCGTACGTGATCACCGGATCCAAGATCTGGACCTCGCACGCGGAGGTCGCCGACTGGTGCGAGCTGCTGGTGCGCACGGAACCCATCGGCCCTTCCGCGCCCAAGCATCGCGGGATCTCCTGGCTGGCGATGCCGATGGACGCGCCCGGCATCACCGTCCGGCCGCTGCGCACCCTGGCGGGGTCGGCCGAGTTCGCCGAGATGTTCCTGGACGAGGTCCGGGTGCCGGTGGCGAACCGGGTCGGCGAGGAGAACGACGGCTGGCGCGTCACGATGGTCACCCTCTCGTTCGAGCGGGGCACGGCCTTCGTCGGCGAGGTCGTCGCCTGCCGCCGCACCCTCGGCGAACTGGCGCGTACGGCGCAGCGGAACGGCCGCTGGGACGATCCGGTGCTGCGGCGGCGACTCGGCAGGCTGAACGCGGAGTTCAGCGCCCTGTGGCGGCTCACCCAGTGGAACGTGAGCGAGGCGCAGAACGCCGGCGGAGTGCCCGGCGCCGGCGGCTCGGTCTTCAAGCTGCGCTACTCGCACGCACGCCAGGAGCTGTACGACGCGGCGGCCGAGGTGCTGGGCGGTGACTGCGTGGATCTCGCGCACGAGTGGAATCAGGACCGGCTCTCCTCCCTGTCGTACACGATCGCCGCCGGTACCTCCCAGATCCAGCAGAACATCGCCGCCGAGCGCATCCTCGGCCTCCCGAAGGGGCGCTGA
- a CDS encoding zf-HC2 domain-containing protein, whose protein sequence is MPAPRSAGDDLPPPALSPATTTGPPRPSPHPEPAGGGSGSGTSSGDEPGRSHSVLKSLLGAWALSACSAEETVAVEEHLGECAPCAEEALRLRDAVGLLHTDRDLDLDPLLRFRVLENCLGRRPARIPVPTWANPYDAETARLDALLRDIGDTDWHAPVRLKWFEGERQVSRKTTVAGVIGHLMTVDGLVAGALGLDDPLGANAPRVPTERTESFWQTADLPPTRTIHEPWRDQSHTLIRTVSFAGRAVAELPVSYGDFALPLQDSLLDRAFECWMHAGDIADAVDYPYEPPSGKHLNRMIDLAARLLPAALADRRRAGLAGPARHLVTPGAPGRSLHLEVEGSGGGNWYIALDSPAATGSRDLAVAQVALDGVEFCRLVAGHVPPEEAAAGQDGDREAIRDVLFAAASLSRL, encoded by the coding sequence ATACCGGCACCGCGGTCGGCGGGGGACGATCTGCCACCACCCGCGCTCTCGCCGGCGACGACGACCGGACCGCCCCGGCCCAGCCCTCACCCCGAGCCGGCCGGCGGCGGATCCGGCAGCGGCACGAGCTCCGGCGACGAGCCGGGCCGCTCCCACAGTGTGCTGAAGTCGCTCCTCGGCGCCTGGGCGCTGTCCGCCTGCTCCGCCGAGGAGACCGTGGCAGTCGAGGAACATCTCGGCGAGTGCGCGCCCTGCGCGGAAGAAGCCCTGCGGCTGCGTGACGCCGTCGGCCTGCTGCACACCGACCGGGATCTGGATCTCGACCCGCTGCTGCGCTTCCGGGTGCTGGAGAACTGCCTGGGCCGCAGGCCCGCCCGTATCCCCGTGCCCACCTGGGCGAATCCGTACGACGCCGAGACGGCGCGGCTCGACGCCCTGCTGCGGGACATCGGCGACACGGACTGGCATGCGCCGGTCCGGCTCAAGTGGTTCGAGGGCGAGCGGCAGGTGAGCCGGAAAACGACCGTCGCCGGGGTCATAGGGCATCTCATGACCGTCGACGGACTGGTCGCCGGTGCCCTCGGCCTGGACGATCCCCTCGGAGCGAACGCGCCGAGAGTGCCCACCGAGCGCACCGAGTCGTTCTGGCAGACCGCCGACCTGCCGCCCACCCGCACCATCCATGAGCCGTGGCGCGACCAGAGCCACACCCTCATCCGTACGGTGTCCTTCGCCGGCCGCGCAGTCGCCGAACTGCCGGTCTCGTACGGCGACTTCGCCCTCCCGCTGCAGGACTCCCTACTCGACCGCGCCTTCGAGTGCTGGATGCACGCGGGCGACATCGCGGACGCGGTGGACTATCCCTACGAGCCGCCCAGCGGCAAGCATCTGAACCGGATGATCGACCTGGCGGCCCGGCTGCTGCCCGCCGCCCTCGCGGACCGCAGACGCGCGGGTCTCGCCGGGCCTGCCCGGCATCTGGTCACGCCCGGCGCACCGGGCCGTTCGCTGCATCTGGAGGTGGAGGGCTCGGGCGGCGGGAACTGGTACATCGCCCTGGACTCCCCGGCCGCCACCGGCTCCCGCGACCTGGCGGTGGCTCAAGTCGCCCTGGACGGAGTGGAGTTCTGCCGACTCGTCGCAGGCCATGTGCCGCCGGAGGAGGCCGCCGCGGGCCAGGACGGCGACCGGGAGGCGATCAGGGACGTCCTGTTCGCGGCGGCGTCGCTGAGCAGGCTGTAG
- a CDS encoding acyl-CoA dehydrogenase family protein, with translation MDFRLTDEQRALRNGVRELLAGRFGRDALRAAVGREGTVDRALWRELGEAGFFSLRVPEADGGVGLGLPEAVLAFEEAGRALLNGPLVATHLAATGGVPGAADGGRVVTCDTQLPGFIPHFADADVSVALHGASMEGRSTDGRSLQARPLQARSMRVRYPKDLPTARPARSMDPLTPLHRIPGAARTAPPRPDAVLLTAAEQLGSAARTTEMAVQYAKEREQFGRPIGGFQAVKHLCAQMLVRTEVSRSAVYAAAVTEDFTEIAGAKLLADEAAVRNARDCLQVYGGMGFTWEADVHLHLKRAWLRGAMWLTASEAEEIQAEALASAL, from the coding sequence ATGGACTTCCGGTTGACCGACGAGCAGCGGGCGCTGCGGAACGGCGTACGGGAACTGCTCGCCGGCCGCTTCGGCCGTGATGCGCTCCGGGCGGCCGTGGGCCGGGAGGGGACGGTCGACCGGGCGTTGTGGCGGGAGCTCGGCGAGGCCGGGTTCTTCTCGCTGCGGGTGCCGGAGGCGGACGGCGGAGTCGGGCTCGGGCTCCCCGAGGCCGTCCTCGCCTTCGAGGAGGCGGGCCGGGCGCTGCTGAACGGGCCGCTCGTGGCGACGCATCTGGCGGCCACGGGCGGTGTACCGGGTGCGGCGGACGGAGGCCGGGTGGTCACCTGTGACACCCAACTGCCGGGCTTCATACCGCATTTCGCCGACGCGGACGTGTCCGTCGCCCTCCACGGCGCATCGATGGAGGGCCGGTCTACCGATGGCCGGTCGTTGCAGGCCCGGCCACTGCAGGCCCGTTCGATGCGGGTCCGGTATCCCAAGGACCTGCCGACCGCGCGGCCCGCGCGGTCCATGGACCCGCTCACCCCCCTGCACCGGATACCGGGCGCCGCCCGCACGGCCCCGCCGCGTCCGGACGCCGTACTCCTCACCGCCGCCGAACAGCTCGGCAGCGCCGCCCGCACCACGGAGATGGCCGTCCAGTACGCCAAGGAGCGCGAACAGTTCGGCCGTCCCATCGGGGGCTTCCAGGCAGTCAAACACCTGTGTGCCCAGATGCTCGTACGCACGGAGGTGTCCCGCAGCGCCGTCTACGCGGCAGCCGTGACCGAGGACTTCACCGAGATCGCCGGCGCCAAGCTGCTCGCCGACGAGGCCGCCGTACGCAACGCACGCGACTGTCTGCAGGTGTACGGCGGGATGGGCTTCACCTGGGAGGCGGACGTCCATCTCCATCTCAAGCGGGCCTGGTTGCGCGGCGCGATGTGGCTGACGGCGTCGGAGGCGGAGGAGATCCAGGCGGAGGCGTTGGCCTCAGCACTCTGA
- a CDS encoding STAS domain-containing protein — translation MMLNVDESRQGTWTVLHVSGELDLVSSPVVRQRVHDAVAAARRDVVLDLSEVFFCDSSGVGVLIAARRLMRSCQGRLRLILPARGAEDGSHVNRVLAALGVRRLFAVYADVDSATDEGAQPLSA, via the coding sequence GTGATGCTCAACGTGGACGAGAGCCGCCAGGGCACGTGGACGGTGCTGCACGTCAGTGGCGAACTCGATCTCGTGTCCTCGCCCGTGGTCCGTCAGCGGGTCCACGACGCGGTTGCCGCCGCCCGGCGCGATGTGGTGCTCGATCTCTCCGAGGTGTTCTTCTGCGACTCCAGCGGCGTCGGTGTACTGATCGCCGCCCGTCGGCTGATGCGCTCCTGCCAGGGCCGGCTGCGGCTGATCCTGCCCGCCCGGGGCGCGGAGGACGGTTCGCACGTCAACCGCGTCCTCGCCGCTCTCGGCGTGCGCCGCCTCTTCGCCGTGTACGCGGACGTGGATTCGGCCACCGACGAGGGGGCGCAGCCGCTCTCCGCATGA
- a CDS encoding class I adenylate-forming enzyme family protein: protein MNETAHALGESRTLWELVDRRARLTPDRPVLFQDERTLTFGALQGRSEQVAAGLYGLGVRPGTVVAWQLPTRIETVLLSVALARLGAVQSPVIPFYRDRETGFALRESRAAFFAVPGEWRGFDHTAMAHRIGAPGVFEAYGTLPDGDPATLPAPPASGGDVRWIYWTSGTTSDPKGVLHTDRSLIAGGSCLAHALHLSPDDVGSIAFPFAHIGGPDYLVMLLLYGFPAVLFEKFVLPDALETYRKHGVTTAGGSTAFYSMFLAEQRKQPGEKLIPTLRLLAGGGAPKPPEIYHAVVREMGCRLTHGYGMTEVPMITMGSPDDTAENLATTEGRPPAGMEIRIVDGDGKPLPAGADGEVRLRGEAVCQGYLNSGQTGPAFDSEGFLITGDVGHVTLSGHLVLTGRLKDIIIRKGENISAKEIEDLLHQHPGVGDAAVIGLPDAERGERVCAVIEQPAGAGALTLDAVTAYLRGEGLSVHKLPEQLEVVDALPRNETLRKVLKYKLRERYSQGAGG from the coding sequence ATGAACGAGACCGCACACGCCCTGGGGGAATCCCGCACACTCTGGGAACTCGTCGACCGCCGCGCCCGGCTCACCCCGGACCGCCCCGTGCTGTTCCAGGACGAACGCACCCTCACCTTCGGCGCGCTGCAAGGCCGCTCCGAACAGGTTGCGGCGGGGCTGTACGGGCTGGGTGTGCGCCCCGGCACCGTGGTGGCCTGGCAACTGCCCACCCGTATCGAGACGGTGCTGCTCAGCGTGGCTCTCGCCCGGCTCGGCGCCGTACAGTCACCGGTCATCCCGTTCTACCGGGACCGCGAAACCGGCTTCGCGCTGCGCGAGTCCAGGGCCGCGTTCTTCGCCGTACCGGGTGAGTGGCGCGGGTTCGACCACACCGCGATGGCACACCGGATCGGGGCGCCCGGCGTCTTCGAGGCATACGGCACACTGCCCGACGGCGACCCGGCCACGCTGCCGGCGCCGCCCGCCTCCGGCGGGGACGTGCGCTGGATCTACTGGACCTCCGGCACCACGTCCGACCCCAAGGGTGTGCTGCACACGGACCGTTCGCTGATCGCGGGCGGCTCCTGCCTGGCCCATGCGCTGCATCTGTCGCCGGACGACGTCGGCTCGATCGCGTTCCCCTTCGCGCACATCGGAGGCCCGGACTATCTCGTGATGCTGCTGCTGTACGGGTTCCCCGCGGTCCTCTTCGAGAAGTTCGTGCTGCCCGACGCCCTGGAGACCTACCGCAAGCACGGCGTGACGACCGCGGGCGGCTCCACCGCCTTCTACTCGATGTTCCTCGCCGAGCAGCGCAAGCAGCCGGGCGAGAAGCTGATCCCCACCCTGCGGCTGCTGGCCGGCGGCGGGGCGCCCAAACCGCCCGAGATCTACCACGCCGTCGTACGGGAGATGGGCTGCCGGCTCACTCACGGCTACGGCATGACCGAAGTGCCCATGATCACGATGGGCTCTCCGGACGACACCGCCGAGAACCTCGCCACCACCGAGGGCAGACCGCCCGCCGGTATGGAGATACGGATCGTCGACGGGGACGGGAAACCGCTGCCGGCCGGAGCCGACGGGGAGGTACGGCTGCGCGGGGAGGCCGTGTGCCAGGGGTATCTGAACTCCGGGCAGACCGGGCCCGCCTTCGACTCCGAGGGCTTCCTGATCACGGGCGACGTCGGCCACGTCACCCTCAGTGGCCATCTCGTGCTCACCGGGCGGCTGAAGGACATCATCATCCGCAAGGGCGAGAACATCTCCGCCAAGGAGATCGAGGATCTGCTGCACCAGCACCCGGGCGTCGGGGACGCGGCGGTGATCGGGCTCCCCGACGCCGAGCGCGGGGAGCGGGTGTGTGCGGTGATCGAGCAGCCCGCGGGGGCCGGGGCTCTGACCCTGGACGCGGTGACCGCGTATCTGCGGGGGGAGGGCCTGTCCGTGCACAAGCTGCCGGAGCAGCTCGAGGTGGTGGACGCCCTCCCCCGTAACGAGACCCTGCGCAAGGTGCTCAAGTACAAGCTCAGGGAGCGATATTCACAGGGAGCGGGGGGATGA
- a CDS encoding sigma-70 family RNA polymerase sigma factor — protein sequence MAKETPPRWDRRMQQRLARGEAAALGELYDRFAALVHSQAHRVLEDDKAADRVTREVFGYIWENPDAYNPKQGSMRAWVAKLTNSQAVHRLRETEAAALAQGGDGTPEELEQKVRRAAVAARADYIVTSMPAPLRAALELAYFQRRDYRQTAADLGVTEDEARRRLRLGLQLLSTANTRPLEGSSPPGYGRSL from the coding sequence ATGGCAAAGGAAACACCGCCGCGCTGGGACCGCAGGATGCAGCAGCGGCTCGCGCGGGGAGAGGCCGCTGCGCTCGGCGAACTGTACGACCGGTTCGCCGCGCTCGTGCACAGCCAGGCCCACCGCGTGCTCGAGGACGACAAGGCGGCGGACCGGGTGACCCGCGAGGTCTTCGGCTACATCTGGGAGAACCCCGACGCCTACAACCCCAAACAGGGCTCGATGCGGGCCTGGGTCGCCAAGCTCACCAACAGCCAGGCCGTGCACCGGCTGCGCGAGACCGAGGCCGCCGCGCTCGCGCAGGGCGGCGACGGCACCCCGGAGGAGCTGGAGCAGAAGGTGCGCAGGGCCGCGGTCGCCGCCCGCGCGGACTACATCGTCACCTCCATGCCGGCCCCGCTGCGGGCCGCGCTGGAGCTCGCGTACTTCCAGCGCAGGGACTACCGCCAGACCGCGGCCGACCTCGGCGTCACCGAGGACGAGGCCAGGCGCCGGCTGCGGCTGGGCCTCCAACTGCTCTCCACGGCCAATACGCGCCCGCTCGAAGGCTCGTCCCCGCCCGGATACGGACGCTCCCTGTGA
- a CDS encoding cyclase family protein codes for MSLPAEFHDIAKRVNNWGRWGAGDEIGTLNLITDEVVAHAAATVRSGRRVALALPLHQDGIQTGVIPGRVNPLHTMAQINQELFGPGTVATSDDVVTMGLQAATHWDALTHVSHSGKIYNGRPADTITPHTRAQFSGIDKARHIVSRGVLLDVARAKGLDRLPGDHAVTPEDLDEAAEFAGLTITSGDVVLVRTGQMQVCLGGDRHGYAYPSPGLSVRTPEWFHARDVAAVANDTLTFEIFPPEIENLWLPVHALDLVEMGMLQGQNWNLEKLSTACAEERRYAFLLSAMPEPFVGGTGTPVAPVAIL; via the coding sequence ATGTCACTTCCGGCCGAGTTCCACGACATCGCCAAACGCGTGAACAACTGGGGGCGCTGGGGCGCGGGCGACGAGATCGGGACCCTCAACCTGATCACCGACGAGGTGGTCGCACACGCCGCCGCCACCGTACGAAGCGGCCGTCGCGTCGCTCTCGCACTCCCCCTCCACCAGGACGGCATCCAGACCGGCGTCATCCCGGGCCGGGTCAACCCCCTGCACACCATGGCGCAGATCAACCAGGAGCTCTTCGGCCCCGGTACCGTCGCCACCAGCGACGATGTTGTGACCATGGGACTTCAGGCCGCCACCCACTGGGACGCCCTGACCCATGTCTCGCACTCGGGGAAGATCTACAACGGCCGTCCCGCCGACACCATCACGCCGCACACCCGTGCGCAGTTCAGCGGCATCGACAAGGCCCGCCACATCGTCTCGCGCGGCGTACTGCTCGATGTCGCCCGCGCGAAAGGACTCGACCGGCTGCCCGGCGACCACGCCGTGACCCCCGAGGACCTCGACGAGGCCGCGGAGTTCGCCGGGCTGACGATCACATCCGGGGACGTCGTTCTCGTACGCACCGGGCAGATGCAGGTCTGCCTCGGCGGCGACAGGCACGGCTACGCGTACCCGTCCCCGGGGCTGTCCGTCCGCACACCCGAGTGGTTCCACGCCCGCGATGTCGCCGCCGTCGCGAACGACACCCTCACCTTCGAGATCTTCCCGCCGGAGATCGAGAACCTCTGGCTGCCCGTGCACGCCCTCGACCTCGTCGAGATGGGCATGCTCCAGGGCCAGAACTGGAATCTGGAAAAGTTGTCCACAGCCTGTGCAGAAGAGAGGCGGTACGCGTTCCTGCTGTCCGCGATGCCCGAGCCGTTCGTCGGCGGCACGGGAACACCCGTCGCCCCCGTAGCCATCCTGTGA
- a CDS encoding trypco2 family protein gives MAERDETAVAGLAEVIGQVRDELERAQLAGEGRALKFSVEKVNLEFAVQVRREGSGRAELRIGVVTAGGGGSAGHDRTHTINIELKPHGRDGNPNISVGGE, from the coding sequence ATGGCTGAGCGTGACGAAACCGCGGTGGCGGGACTGGCCGAGGTGATCGGACAGGTCCGCGACGAGCTGGAGCGGGCGCAGCTGGCCGGAGAGGGACGCGCACTCAAGTTCAGTGTGGAGAAGGTGAATCTGGAGTTCGCGGTGCAGGTGCGGCGGGAGGGCAGCGGGCGGGCGGAGCTGCGGATCGGGGTGGTCACGGCGGGCGGGGGCGGTTCGGCGGGACACGACCGTACGCACACGATCAACATCGAGCTGAAGCCGCACGGACGCGACGGCAACCCGAACATCAGCGTGGGCGGGGAGTGA
- a CDS encoding ATP-binding protein yields the protein MQVLQVQLEIGPDPAEVGRARRWARSRLAGSGIGVDEPLAEVLILLISELVTNAVVHTGCPAVLRMLFGAGAAEAGTVRVEVADISACPPRPRRAEGDDTNGRGLELVDGLADRWGWQPEGVGKSIWCEVDRGAPTVTRGAYEPGVYKTGAYEPGMYAPSCAVTRGA from the coding sequence GTGCAGGTGCTTCAGGTTCAGCTGGAGATCGGTCCCGATCCCGCGGAAGTGGGCCGAGCCCGGAGGTGGGCTCGCTCCAGGCTCGCCGGGTCCGGCATAGGGGTCGACGAGCCGCTCGCGGAGGTGCTGATCCTGCTGATCTCGGAACTGGTCACCAACGCCGTCGTCCACACCGGCTGTCCGGCCGTGCTGCGGATGCTCTTCGGCGCGGGAGCGGCCGAGGCCGGCACGGTGCGGGTGGAGGTCGCCGACATCAGTGCCTGCCCGCCGCGGCCGCGCCGCGCGGAGGGCGACGACACCAACGGCCGGGGCCTCGAGCTGGTCGACGGGCTCGCCGACCGGTGGGGCTGGCAGCCGGAAGGTGTGGGCAAGTCCATCTGGTGCGAGGTGGACAGGGGCGCGCCGACGGTCACGAGGGGGGCGTACGAGCCCGGTGTGTACAAGACCGGCGCATACGAGCCGGGCATGTACGCGCCGTCGTGCGCTGTCACTCGTGGGGCATAA
- a CDS encoding acyl-CoA dehydrogenase family protein: MDFSFEPADETFRAEARCWLGAHLVGEYAEAAHHGAPGSEHERVEARRAWERELGSGGWIGLGWEEGRYGNRQATLTQQVVWAEEYARAGAPGRVGHIGENLLAPTLIAYGSQEQKDRFLPAVARGEELWCQGYSEPGAGSDLAGVRTAAVRDGDVYRISGQKIWTSLAQDADWCFVLARTEEGSGRPGPRQDGLGRQGPREDGLREQGTREHGLREQRPRHHGLSFLLVPMDQPGRIDVRPIRQMSGTAEFNEVFFDGAAAAAAHVVGGEGNGWRVAMGLLALERGVSTLVQQIGFAEELARVVRIAVGTGAVHDPVLAERLVRQWAELRTMRWNALRTLGGSGEGDPGAPSVAKLLWGGWHQRLGELAMQVRGASAAAGPGDWNSENPYELDALQRLFLFTRADTIYGGSDEIQRNIIAERVLGLPREPR, encoded by the coding sequence GTGGACTTCAGCTTCGAACCGGCCGACGAGACGTTCCGGGCCGAGGCGCGCTGCTGGCTGGGGGCGCACCTCGTCGGGGAGTACGCCGAGGCCGCCCACCACGGCGCCCCCGGCAGCGAGCACGAGCGCGTCGAGGCCCGCCGCGCCTGGGAGCGGGAGCTCGGGAGCGGCGGATGGATCGGGCTGGGGTGGGAAGAGGGCCGGTACGGGAACCGGCAGGCCACCTTGACCCAGCAGGTCGTCTGGGCCGAGGAGTACGCCAGGGCCGGCGCGCCCGGACGCGTCGGGCACATCGGGGAGAACCTCCTCGCACCCACCCTGATCGCATACGGCAGCCAGGAGCAGAAGGACCGGTTCCTGCCCGCCGTCGCGCGGGGCGAGGAGCTCTGGTGCCAGGGGTACAGCGAGCCCGGCGCGGGCTCCGACCTCGCCGGGGTGCGGACCGCCGCCGTACGGGACGGGGACGTCTACCGGATCAGCGGGCAGAAGATCTGGACCTCCCTCGCGCAGGACGCCGACTGGTGCTTCGTGCTGGCGCGCACCGAAGAGGGCTCCGGGCGGCCCGGCCCCCGCCAGGACGGACTCGGCCGGCAGGGACCTCGCGAGGACGGACTCCGCGAACAGGGCACCCGCGAGCACGGACTCCGCGAGCAGCGCCCCCGCCATCACGGACTCTCGTTCCTGCTCGTGCCGATGGACCAGCCGGGCCGTATCGACGTACGGCCGATCCGCCAGATGTCGGGGACCGCGGAGTTCAACGAGGTCTTCTTCGACGGCGCGGCCGCCGCCGCCGCGCATGTCGTCGGCGGCGAGGGCAACGGCTGGCGCGTCGCCATGGGCCTGCTCGCCCTCGAGCGCGGCGTGTCCACTCTCGTCCAGCAGATCGGCTTCGCCGAGGAGTTGGCGAGGGTCGTGCGGATCGCCGTGGGCACGGGCGCGGTGCACGACCCGGTGCTCGCGGAACGTCTCGTACGTCAGTGGGCCGAGCTGCGCACCATGCGCTGGAACGCCCTGCGGACACTGGGAGGTTCAGGCGAGGGCGACCCCGGCGCCCCCAGCGTCGCCAAACTGCTCTGGGGCGGCTGGCACCAGCGCCTCGGCGAACTCGCCATGCAGGTCCGGGGCGCGAGCGCGGCCGCAGGACCGGGGGACTGGAACAGCGAGAACCCGTACGAACTCGACGCTCTCCAACGCCTGTTCCTCTTCACCCGGGCCGACACCATCTACGGCGGCTCGGACGAAATCCAGCGCAACATCATCGCCGAGCGGGTGCTCGGCCTACCGAGGGAGCCCCGATGA